In the genome of Leucobacter luti, one region contains:
- a CDS encoding cytochrome P450 yields MRASKRQEQDSHTVPDPGVQCVAKLTGMRESAALLRAKGATTQAGFTSERIPARLFRHRPILMDDGPEHLEHRKRLVRFFSPRTLEVTHRAFIERAAADLVADAQREGRCRIDDLALIYSVRVASEIVGLNGGDTEALARRLEAFFRQPPVDHTRRDHGRTQRQWARAAKEALVPLMSFYWRDVRPAIRARRAQPADDIISHLLAHGYRPREILMECLTYGTAGMVTTREFMTMALWRLLRDPALCAEYLAADVTGRTELLSEMIRLEPPVAHLYRRVREQAAGCPHDPGTLVDIDVRAANLDPDVFGPEPATIERGRGLPAAERTGLSFGDGAHRCPGSHLALLETETLLTTLLEAGITLAREPDRGFDTLVQGYQLRGLEVSFTSTAAAP; encoded by the coding sequence ATGCGAGCGAGCAAGCGGCAGGAGCAAGATTCACACACAGTGCCGGATCCCGGCGTCCAGTGCGTGGCGAAGCTCACCGGTATGCGCGAGAGCGCGGCGCTCCTGCGAGCGAAAGGTGCAACCACGCAGGCGGGGTTCACGTCGGAGCGCATTCCCGCGCGGCTCTTCAGACACCGGCCGATTCTGATGGACGACGGTCCCGAGCATCTTGAGCATCGGAAGCGGCTGGTCAGGTTTTTTAGTCCGCGCACACTGGAAGTCACGCATCGCGCGTTCATCGAGCGCGCAGCCGCGGATCTCGTGGCGGATGCGCAGCGCGAGGGGAGGTGCCGGATCGACGATCTCGCGCTGATCTATTCGGTGCGTGTCGCATCGGAGATCGTGGGGCTGAATGGCGGAGATACGGAAGCTCTCGCACGGCGCCTTGAAGCGTTCTTCCGGCAACCACCGGTAGACCATACGCGCAGGGATCACGGCCGCACGCAGCGTCAGTGGGCGCGGGCCGCCAAAGAAGCGCTGGTGCCACTTATGAGCTTCTACTGGCGCGACGTGCGTCCTGCGATCCGGGCGAGACGGGCCCAGCCTGCCGACGACATCATCAGCCATCTCCTCGCGCACGGATACCGTCCCCGTGAGATCCTGATGGAGTGCCTCACGTACGGTACGGCCGGGATGGTGACCACGCGCGAATTCATGACCATGGCGCTGTGGCGGCTCTTGCGGGATCCTGCCCTGTGCGCCGAGTATCTCGCGGCGGACGTGACCGGGCGCACTGAGCTCTTGAGTGAAATGATCCGGCTTGAGCCGCCGGTGGCTCACCTCTATCGCCGGGTGCGCGAACAAGCCGCGGGCTGCCCGCACGACCCGGGCACGCTCGTGGATATCGACGTGCGCGCAGCAAACCTTGATCCTGACGTCTTTGGTCCGGAACCGGCAACGATCGAGCGGGGCCGGGGCCTCCCAGCGGCCGAGCGGACCGGTCTGAGTTTTGGCGACGGGGCGCACCGCTGCCCAGGGTCGCACCTCGCGCTGCTCGAGACCGAGACACTGCTCACCACGCTACTCGAAGCCGGGATCACGCTTGCGCGAGAACCAGATCGCGGCTTCGACACTCTGGTGCAGGGCTATCAGCTGCGTGGGCTTGAGGTGAGCTTCACCTCCACGGCAGCTGCGCCATAA
- a CDS encoding squalene/phytoene synthase family protein, whose product MKRRASECNALDDYREACEQAADQVIRVYSTSFGAATRLLGARHRRHVRNIYALVRIADELVDGVAAGSGLSLVEQQERLGALEAETDGALRSGYSSNPIVHAFACTARASGIDATLTSPFFASMRTDLMAAPTPAGAVVHGVPHGEVHHRFDAAAHSAYVYGSAEVIGLMCLRVFLRDSRVTPEALARLEQGARSLGAAFQNVNFLRDLAEDTQQLSRSYLSADAQLTEALKAQWIATIRAQLADAQEVIPMLPPDARRAVDCARRLFTRLTDRIEHTPVTELLEHRVRVSGAAKTLLVLQSVAGAGSRRAA is encoded by the coding sequence ATGAAGCGGCGTGCGTCGGAGTGCAACGCACTCGACGATTACCGAGAAGCGTGCGAACAGGCCGCAGACCAGGTGATACGTGTGTACTCGACGTCGTTCGGCGCAGCAACGCGCCTCCTGGGAGCACGGCATCGCCGGCACGTGCGCAATATCTACGCACTGGTGCGCATCGCCGATGAGCTGGTCGATGGCGTCGCAGCTGGCAGCGGACTCTCCCTCGTCGAGCAGCAGGAACGTCTCGGAGCCCTCGAAGCCGAAACGGACGGAGCGCTGCGTTCCGGATACAGCAGCAACCCGATCGTGCACGCGTTTGCCTGCACCGCACGAGCTTCGGGCATTGACGCCACACTCACGTCTCCGTTCTTCGCGTCTATGCGCACCGACCTGATGGCGGCGCCCACACCAGCGGGCGCTGTGGTGCACGGCGTGCCACACGGCGAGGTACATCATCGCTTCGACGCCGCGGCACACAGCGCGTATGTGTATGGATCCGCGGAGGTCATCGGCCTCATGTGCCTCCGCGTATTCCTCCGCGACAGCCGCGTCACTCCCGAGGCGCTGGCGCGGCTTGAGCAGGGTGCGCGAAGCCTGGGCGCCGCGTTTCAGAATGTGAATTTCCTCCGCGATCTCGCCGAGGACACCCAGCAGCTCTCACGCAGTTATCTCAGCGCTGACGCGCAGCTCACCGAAGCCCTCAAAGCGCAGTGGATCGCAACGATCCGCGCTCAGCTCGCCGACGCACAGGAAGTCATCCCCATGCTTCCGCCGGACGCCCGCAGGGCGGTCGACTGTGCGCGGAGGCTCTTCACTCGTCTGACTGATCGGATCGAACACACCCCGGTCACCGAGTTGCTCGAGCACCGGGTGCGCGTCTCCGGCGCGGCAAAGACGCTCCTCGTGCTCCAGTCAGTGGCCGGCGCAGGAAGTCGACGTGCAGCATGA
- a CDS encoding DUF1801 domain-containing protein, with the protein MTAEDWRATTVDRARSAILAAHPGITEERKWAKASNPDGVPAFSLNGLICTVETYRDTVKITFARGASVPDPAGLFNASLTAGTRRAIDLHETDTVDETALTALVRSAVARNER; encoded by the coding sequence ATGACCGCAGAAGATTGGCGCGCAACCACGGTCGACAGAGCACGATCTGCGATTTTGGCTGCGCACCCGGGTATCACCGAAGAGCGGAAGTGGGCGAAGGCCTCGAACCCGGATGGGGTGCCGGCGTTCTCGCTCAATGGCCTCATCTGCACCGTCGAGACATATCGCGATACCGTCAAGATCACGTTCGCACGCGGAGCCTCGGTGCCGGATCCAGCTGGGCTGTTCAATGCCAGTCTCACCGCAGGCACACGCCGCGCCATTGATCTTCACGAAACCGATACGGTCGATGAGACAGCTCTCACCGCGCTCGTGCGCAGCGCTGTAGCGCGAAACGAACGCTAA
- a CDS encoding glucosamine-6-phosphate deaminase has product MRTVPEREEAHPMNVAVYTSREALGRAVAARIVAEIRVNPHTVVGLATGSSPVAAYAAWGELARAEELDQSRVRGFALDEYIGIDPAHPESFHAVIAREAVGPAGLVPELVRVPRAATLAESQAAGIEYEREMAQAGGVAIQILGVGRNGHLAFNEPGSDLESRTRGVTLTEETRADNARFFDQPEQVPEHAITQGIDTIFQADELLVIASGAAKAAAVAAALEGPETLEVPASLLRRHPRVRWFLDQAAAADLSSEALVLAQQA; this is encoded by the coding sequence ATGCGCACAGTGCCAGAACGAGAAGAGGCCCATCCGATGAATGTTGCTGTGTACACCTCCCGTGAAGCGCTCGGACGTGCAGTCGCCGCGCGAATCGTCGCTGAGATCCGGGTCAATCCTCACACCGTCGTGGGGCTGGCGACCGGATCATCGCCCGTCGCCGCGTATGCCGCCTGGGGTGAACTCGCTCGGGCGGAGGAACTCGATCAGAGCCGTGTTCGCGGCTTCGCGCTTGATGAGTACATTGGTATCGATCCAGCGCATCCCGAGAGCTTTCACGCGGTCATCGCTCGGGAGGCCGTCGGGCCGGCGGGGTTGGTTCCGGAGCTGGTGCGGGTGCCGCGCGCGGCAACGCTGGCGGAATCACAGGCCGCTGGAATCGAGTACGAGCGGGAGATGGCGCAGGCCGGCGGGGTCGCGATTCAGATCCTCGGAGTGGGACGCAACGGCCACCTGGCGTTCAACGAACCAGGATCTGATCTTGAATCCCGGACCAGAGGGGTCACACTGACCGAGGAGACTCGAGCAGATAACGCCCGGTTCTTTGACCAGCCGGAGCAGGTCCCTGAGCACGCAATAACACAGGGAATCGACACCATTTTTCAGGCCGATGAACTGCTGGTGATCGCGAGTGGGGCAGCGAAGGCCGCAGCAGTAGCTGCTGCGCTCGAAGGCCCTGAAACGCTCGAGGTGCCGGCAAGTTTGCTGCGTCGGCACCCGCGTGTGAGGTGGTTCCTCGATCAAGCTGCTGCGGCTGATTTGAGCTCCGAAGCGCTCGTACTCGCGCAGCAGGCTTAG
- the idi gene encoding isopentenyl-diphosphate Delta-isomerase, protein MTTHPELVVLMSAEGEAVGTAEKSRVHSADTPLHLAFSCYLTDSAGRVLLTRRALSKQAWPGVWTNSFCGHPAPGESFERALTRRAHQELGVELDELNSALPDFRYRAVDSAGTVENEICPVFTARVRGDLAPEASEVAEWAWVAPGDLAVALAATPFVFSPWLREQLPLLTARGALDRMVTA, encoded by the coding sequence ATGACCACACATCCCGAATTGGTGGTGCTCATGAGCGCCGAGGGAGAAGCCGTGGGCACCGCAGAAAAATCTCGGGTCCACAGTGCCGACACCCCGCTCCACCTCGCCTTCTCCTGCTACCTCACCGACTCGGCAGGCCGCGTCCTCCTGACCCGCAGAGCCCTCAGCAAGCAGGCGTGGCCGGGCGTGTGGACCAACAGTTTTTGCGGACACCCTGCCCCAGGCGAATCGTTCGAGCGCGCACTCACGCGCCGCGCCCACCAGGAGCTGGGCGTCGAACTTGATGAGCTGAACTCGGCGCTCCCAGACTTCCGCTACCGGGCAGTCGACTCAGCTGGCACGGTCGAAAACGAGATCTGCCCGGTGTTCACCGCGCGAGTCCGCGGCGATCTCGCGCCCGAAGCCAGTGAAGTGGCGGAGTGGGCGTGGGTGGCCCCGGGCGATCTGGCTGTCGCACTTGCAGCAACTCCCTTCGTGTTCAGCCCCTGGCTTCGAGAGCAGCTCCCGCTCCTCACCGCACGCGGCGCACTCGACAGGATGGTCACGGCATGA
- a CDS encoding lycopene cyclase domain-containing protein, with amino-acid sequence MNPWALYPVATLLTMIAVILIELLWLKTGIFRTAQYWVAMVIMLSFQVLVDGWLTKLSNPIVIYTPETMLGVRFPWDIPVEDFGFGFAMLTLTLLVWKVTARRSVRPSPTRRHAPTQTEMPPQIPTPTQMPHETTRG; translated from the coding sequence ATGAATCCCTGGGCGTTGTACCCCGTCGCAACACTCCTCACCATGATCGCGGTGATCCTCATCGAGTTGCTCTGGCTGAAGACCGGGATCTTCCGCACCGCCCAGTACTGGGTCGCAATGGTGATCATGCTCTCGTTCCAAGTGCTCGTCGACGGCTGGCTCACCAAACTCTCCAACCCGATCGTGATCTACACGCCCGAGACCATGCTCGGAGTGAGGTTCCCCTGGGACATTCCGGTTGAGGACTTCGGGTTTGGTTTTGCAATGCTCACCCTCACGCTTCTGGTGTGGAAAGTCACGGCACGGCGCTCGGTGCGCCCCTCGCCAACGCGGAGGCACGCGCCAACGCAGACGGAGATGCCACCGCAGATCCCAACGCCGACGCAGATGCCGCACGAAACGACGAGAGGCTGA
- a CDS encoding polyprenyl synthetase family protein: protein MTRTDTRSPAARDTTTREICAQIDRLVDARSARVAAHGPHFAELWELAVRRLQGGKLLRPRLVMGAFDSLASGTTAAPRAAALEIAAALEILHFSFLLHDDVIDEDLVRRGEPNLVGCLVAGKMPGNTIAAPPADGSGDTTNRTLHWARSSGLLVGDLMLTIAHQIIARLHLPEHARTRVLDLLEAAVTETVAGEYCDVGLADGAFVPDLSLVLDMTRMKTASYTFELPLRIAAVISEAPPAAEIQLGEVGRHLGLAFQLQDDLLSAFSPSDSHGKDQFSDFREGKETALIAYARMTNAWPSVEQLLGTEGFSDDSGRRIQRLLTECGAREFIETLVQDQIRTALQVLTRDDCAVPQATSRFILGLVDSLDGRRA, encoded by the coding sequence ATGACCAGGACCGACACGCGATCGCCAGCCGCAAGAGACACCACGACCCGGGAGATCTGTGCACAGATCGACCGACTGGTGGACGCCCGATCAGCCCGCGTCGCCGCGCACGGGCCGCACTTCGCTGAGCTCTGGGAACTCGCCGTTCGGCGGCTCCAGGGCGGAAAGCTCCTCCGCCCCCGCCTGGTGATGGGTGCGTTCGACTCGCTCGCGAGCGGCACCACAGCAGCGCCGCGTGCCGCCGCACTCGAAATTGCGGCGGCCCTCGAAATTCTGCACTTCTCATTCTTGCTCCACGATGACGTCATCGACGAGGATCTCGTTCGCCGCGGCGAACCCAATCTGGTCGGTTGTCTCGTCGCTGGCAAGATGCCCGGCAACACGATTGCAGCGCCCCCAGCGGACGGCTCAGGAGACACCACGAACCGCACGCTCCACTGGGCCCGCAGCAGCGGCCTCCTGGTCGGCGATCTCATGCTCACGATCGCGCACCAGATCATTGCGCGGCTTCACCTCCCTGAGCACGCTCGCACGCGGGTCCTTGATCTCCTCGAGGCCGCCGTCACCGAAACCGTGGCCGGAGAGTACTGTGACGTGGGGCTCGCGGACGGAGCGTTCGTTCCTGATCTGAGCCTCGTGCTCGACATGACGCGGATGAAGACGGCGAGCTACACCTTTGAGTTGCCACTGCGTATCGCGGCGGTCATTTCCGAAGCGCCTCCTGCCGCAGAGATCCAACTCGGAGAGGTCGGCCGCCATCTTGGCCTCGCCTTCCAGTTGCAGGACGATCTCCTGTCCGCGTTTTCACCGAGCGACTCCCACGGCAAGGACCAGTTCTCCGATTTCCGGGAGGGCAAGGAGACCGCGCTCATTGCGTACGCACGAATGACGAATGCGTGGCCGAGCGTCGAGCAGCTCCTCGGCACTGAGGGGTTCTCTGACGATTCTGGCCGCAGGATTCAGCGGCTGCTCACGGAATGCGGCGCGCGTGAGTTCATCGAAACCCTCGTGCAGGATCAGATCCGGACCGCGCTCCAGGTCCTCACACGGGACGACTGCGCGGTCCCCCAGGCGACTTCCCGGTTCATTTTGGGGCTCGTCGACTCGCTCGACGGGAGGCGCGCATGA
- a CDS encoding triacylglycerol lipase: MTILQRTYWWMADYLYAAKWQLSALWRRQDPQLLLRGSARPVLILPGVYEPWRFMMPIITDLTDRGHPVHILDPLRYNRVPVADGARLVGDYLAAQDLTDVAIVAHSKGGLIGKHAMSFGADTFRIQTMVAIATPFGGSRYAQYFRGPTLRAFSPADATLVHLMHTTAVNARITSVYPRFDPHVPEQSALLGAHNVCVDTGGHFRILAHPRTLAEIRLVAASASGDRPD, from the coding sequence ATGACGATCTTGCAGCGCACCTACTGGTGGATGGCCGACTACTTGTATGCCGCGAAGTGGCAGCTCAGTGCGCTCTGGCGACGGCAAGACCCGCAACTGCTGCTGCGTGGCAGCGCCAGGCCGGTTCTGATCCTGCCAGGCGTCTACGAGCCCTGGCGATTCATGATGCCGATCATCACCGATCTCACCGATCGGGGCCACCCGGTGCATATCCTCGACCCGTTGCGATACAACCGAGTTCCGGTTGCGGACGGAGCACGCCTCGTTGGAGATTACCTGGCGGCACAGGATCTAACTGATGTGGCCATCGTTGCGCACAGCAAAGGGGGCTTGATCGGAAAACACGCAATGTCTTTCGGTGCCGACACCTTTCGGATCCAGACGATGGTGGCGATCGCCACCCCATTTGGTGGCTCACGCTACGCCCAGTACTTTCGTGGACCGACGCTGCGCGCATTCTCGCCAGCGGATGCGACACTCGTGCACCTCATGCACACAACCGCCGTCAACGCGCGAATCACCTCGGTGTATCCCCGTTTTGATCCGCACGTTCCCGAGCAGAGTGCTCTCTTGGGCGCTCACAATGTGTGCGTTGATACCGGCGGTCATTTCCGCATTCTCGCGCACCCACGCACGCTCGCAGAGATTCGCCTGGTTGCTGCCTCCGCATCAGGGGATCGGCCGGACTGA
- a CDS encoding FAD-dependent oxidoreductase produces MEAEDRLGGRVRSWEATTDAGDVTMSRGFHAFFRQYYNLRELLTRAGDLDTMLSPIADYPVVSARGDADSFAKIPRTPPWNFMTFVARSPTFRARDLAHVDIDTALSLLDVEFPETFRKLDGVSAAEFLDQLRFPDRARHLALEVFARSFFADPSDFSAGELVAMFHAYFLGSAEGLLFDVPRDDFDTSLWAPLGRALEAAGMRRVRGAVTSVEQRRAHHESGPEAFSGTGREGTPESLAAPEPEWRVFLADGSIETADAIVLAAGPEATREIIAASPELGTDRWRQSIERIELAPPFAVLRLWFDGVVHPDRPPFLGTAGFGPLDNVSVLERFEAGALAWSREHGGSVVELHAYAIDPADLDDPERQRELAAQLRRELERVYPETAALTATAEILLVERDCALIGTDSWDDRPQVITPAHGLVLAGDWVRSDLPIALMERAATTGWMAANELLCGWGAAGHTLWSVPTHGRHRWPRVSRKLMAQLPWR; encoded by the coding sequence ATCGAGGCAGAGGATCGTTTGGGCGGCAGAGTGCGCTCCTGGGAGGCCACGACCGACGCCGGAGACGTGACGATGAGCCGCGGGTTCCACGCATTCTTCCGGCAGTACTACAACCTGCGCGAGCTCCTCACCCGGGCGGGCGATCTGGATACGATGCTCAGCCCCATCGCCGACTACCCGGTAGTGAGCGCGCGCGGCGACGCCGACTCGTTCGCCAAGATCCCCCGCACTCCTCCCTGGAACTTCATGACGTTCGTCGCGCGGAGCCCGACGTTCCGGGCCCGCGACCTCGCGCACGTCGACATCGACACGGCGCTTTCGCTGCTGGACGTCGAGTTTCCTGAGACGTTCCGGAAACTTGACGGAGTGAGCGCCGCCGAGTTCCTCGACCAGTTGCGCTTCCCAGATCGAGCCCGACATCTCGCGCTCGAAGTCTTCGCGCGCAGTTTCTTCGCGGATCCGAGCGACTTCTCCGCGGGCGAACTCGTCGCAATGTTCCACGCGTACTTCCTCGGTTCCGCGGAAGGCCTGCTCTTCGACGTGCCACGCGATGACTTCGACACCTCACTCTGGGCGCCACTGGGTCGGGCTCTCGAAGCGGCAGGGATGCGGCGAGTGCGCGGAGCCGTGACGAGCGTCGAGCAGCGCCGAGCGCACCATGAGTCCGGGCCGGAAGCTTTCTCCGGAACCGGGCGAGAAGGAACTCCGGAGTCGCTGGCAGCTCCGGAACCCGAGTGGCGCGTCTTCTTAGCCGATGGAAGCATCGAAACGGCAGATGCCATTGTGCTCGCTGCGGGCCCCGAAGCCACGCGCGAGATCATTGCGGCCTCGCCAGAGCTCGGTACGGACCGCTGGCGGCAGAGCATCGAGCGCATTGAGCTCGCACCGCCGTTCGCTGTGCTTCGGCTCTGGTTCGACGGGGTGGTCCACCCGGACCGTCCACCATTTCTCGGCACCGCGGGGTTCGGGCCGCTCGACAATGTCAGTGTGCTCGAACGGTTCGAGGCCGGCGCTCTGGCGTGGTCGCGCGAACACGGCGGGAGCGTGGTGGAACTCCACGCGTATGCCATTGACCCCGCAGACCTGGACGATCCTGAGCGGCAGCGGGAGCTTGCCGCTCAGCTCCGAAGGGAACTCGAACGCGTGTACCCTGAGACCGCTGCGCTGACTGCGACCGCGGAGATCCTCCTTGTTGAACGCGACTGCGCACTCATCGGCACGGACTCCTGGGACGATCGTCCGCAGGTGATCACTCCGGCTCACGGCCTGGTGCTTGCGGGCGATTGGGTGCGCAGCGACCTCCCGATCGCGCTCATGGAACGGGCCGCGACGACTGGCTGGATGGCGGCGAACGAACTGCTCTGCGGCTGGGGAGCTGCGGGACACACGCTCTGGAGCGTGCCTACCCACGGCCGCCACCGGTGGCCGAGGGTGTCGCGGAAGCTTATGGCGCAGCTGCCGTGGAGGTGA
- a CDS encoding lycopene cyclase domain-containing protein: MTIPDSLQYLALMAGCLLLTLPLEFVLGARVYRAPLRLLQAILVTVIVFSVWDIAAIGAGMWSYNPQFTTGIMLPFGLPLEELVFFIAIPICGVLTYEAVGRVLTWLRRLTRRHTTDSMRNER; this comes from the coding sequence ATGACAATCCCCGATTCTCTCCAGTACCTCGCGCTCATGGCCGGCTGTCTCCTCCTGACGCTGCCGCTTGAGTTCGTGCTGGGAGCGCGCGTCTACCGCGCTCCGTTGCGGCTCCTTCAGGCGATTCTGGTGACGGTGATCGTGTTCTCGGTCTGGGATATCGCGGCTATCGGTGCTGGAATGTGGAGCTATAACCCACAGTTCACCACCGGGATCATGCTTCCATTTGGTCTCCCGCTCGAAGAACTCGTCTTCTTTATCGCGATCCCCATCTGTGGTGTGCTCACCTATGAGGCGGTGGGCCGTGTCCTCACGTGGCTGCGTCGCCTCACACGACGGCACACGACCGATTCAATGAGGAACGAACGATGA
- a CDS encoding serine hydrolase, translating into MNPVPQHGTPRTLTTPSELPGSTRVSALLKQLCENAPVAGGTLAVATPHGAVAYAFGSRGAHGGPVTVGDRFEIGSISKTVAALAAARLAVTGQWSLDDHVCDLLPWLRLPAEAGNPSIRHLLTHTTGWITGNDALPGEAGQAWGLASTRAGSPPGAFFHYSNIGYVVLGLAIAEVTGTPFHRAVRELVLDPLGMSGTLAQVTGAERESIVPGTVPSRDDAPWTPGDSLADAAWVEPAGADGNVAANVSELLAFAVHLTDPTATPEAEWLPAAVALLSRERAPGGEDVLAAGRHLPVVAARYGLGVNVEETSEGTLLTHGGGMIGYGSFMISDSASGIAVAVLLSAPGERPYAELLAREVHASAVLDAANAINVEAPVLSAGQLDPVASLLPVRAPLQPGTDELAGITGCFRSYSPWFPHLELGVDGAGTLVLRAYAGVEAPTADVPLVRLPGHRLRFRIGADPRLPETIECDAIIDGIVHVLDRDGCRYSRVAAR; encoded by the coding sequence ATGAACCCGGTCCCACAGCACGGCACCCCTCGAACCCTCACCACGCCGAGTGAGCTTCCCGGCAGCACGCGGGTGAGCGCGCTCCTGAAACAACTGTGTGAAAACGCTCCAGTCGCAGGTGGCACCCTCGCGGTGGCGACCCCGCACGGTGCGGTTGCCTACGCCTTCGGCTCCCGCGGTGCACACGGCGGTCCGGTTACCGTCGGTGATCGCTTCGAAATCGGTTCGATTTCCAAGACCGTTGCTGCGCTCGCCGCAGCGCGACTTGCCGTGACGGGGCAGTGGAGCCTCGACGATCACGTGTGTGATCTCCTGCCCTGGCTTCGCCTCCCCGCGGAGGCGGGAAATCCCAGCATCCGGCATCTGCTGACACACACCACCGGGTGGATCACGGGCAACGATGCCCTGCCAGGAGAGGCGGGCCAAGCGTGGGGACTGGCCAGCACGCGTGCCGGGAGTCCGCCAGGCGCTTTTTTCCACTACAGCAACATCGGATATGTGGTGCTGGGCCTGGCCATAGCGGAAGTGACGGGCACGCCATTCCACCGTGCGGTGCGCGAACTCGTGCTCGATCCGCTCGGGATGAGTGGGACGCTTGCGCAGGTGACCGGTGCAGAACGCGAGAGCATCGTTCCTGGCACCGTGCCCTCCCGCGACGATGCTCCGTGGACGCCGGGTGACTCGCTCGCAGATGCCGCCTGGGTGGAACCGGCCGGAGCAGACGGAAACGTCGCAGCGAACGTGAGCGAGTTGCTTGCCTTCGCAGTGCATCTCACGGACCCCACCGCCACCCCAGAGGCGGAGTGGCTCCCCGCGGCGGTCGCACTGTTGTCGCGCGAACGCGCTCCCGGCGGCGAGGACGTTCTGGCCGCCGGACGCCACCTCCCCGTCGTTGCGGCGCGATACGGGCTTGGCGTGAATGTGGAGGAGACGTCCGAGGGGACGCTGCTCACCCACGGCGGCGGAATGATTGGCTACGGCTCATTCATGATCTCCGATTCCGCTTCAGGAATCGCAGTGGCGGTGCTGCTGTCCGCACCGGGTGAACGGCCATACGCCGAGCTCCTGGCGCGCGAGGTGCATGCATCGGCTGTGCTCGACGCCGCCAACGCGATCAACGTCGAAGCTCCCGTGCTGAGCGCGGGGCAGCTGGATCCCGTTGCATCACTCCTCCCAGTCCGTGCCCCACTGCAGCCTGGCACCGACGAGCTCGCTGGAATCACCGGGTGCTTCCGCAGCTACTCTCCGTGGTTCCCCCACCTGGAGCTCGGAGTGGACGGTGCGGGAACACTGGTGCTTCGGGCGTACGCCGGAGTCGAAGCACCGACAGCAGACGTGCCGCTCGTGCGGTTGCCCGGCCACAGACTCCGCTTCCGGATCGGCGCCGATCCCCGGCTGCCAGAAACCATCGAGTGTGATGCGATCATCGACGGAATCGTCCATGTGCTCGATCGCGATGGCTGCCGCTACTCACGGGTGGCAGCCCGATGA
- a CDS encoding BLUF domain-containing protein, whose protein sequence is MSSNPVDLRAIVYSSDATAPVDEPQLIELLERARSKNGRLGITGILFFRGGRFLQYIEGPRTALDELYDDISRDSRHTHLRVLLNAEISERRFDTWRMGYEALRPTSPQLPEGFRDTFAEIERADSPEHVMRALNELTIWFRARSARG, encoded by the coding sequence ATGAGCAGTAACCCAGTGGATCTGCGCGCGATTGTGTACTCGAGCGATGCCACCGCTCCGGTGGACGAACCGCAGCTCATTGAGCTGCTTGAACGGGCGCGGTCGAAGAATGGGCGGCTGGGGATCACCGGCATCCTGTTTTTCCGGGGCGGGCGTTTCTTGCAGTACATCGAAGGTCCGCGCACAGCGCTCGATGAACTGTACGACGATATCTCGCGGGACTCGCGCCACACCCATCTGCGGGTACTCCTCAACGCGGAAATCTCCGAGCGCAGGTTTGATACGTGGCGCATGGGCTACGAGGCTCTGCGCCCCACCTCGCCGCAGCTGCCCGAAGGGTTCCGCGACACATTCGCGGAGATCGAGCGGGCGGACTCCCCAGAACACGTGATGCGGGCGCTCAACGAGCTCACCATCTGGTTCCGTGCGAGGTCCGCGCGCGGGTAA